One region of Hoeflea sp. 108 genomic DNA includes:
- a CDS encoding ABC transporter substrate-binding protein — MKSRFLHGAALSALLLTSTAYAETPGNTLVVAKAIDDIISLDPASNYEHSGTETINNVYEQLMQFEPEDVTKLVGGAVESWTVSGDGKTFELKLRPGQVFHSGNPMTSDDVVFSLQRMVKLNKTPAIVVAQFGWKPDNIEKLVVARDPMTVELAVTAELAPSLVLNVLANNIFSVVDKRLVLEHETDNDLGAGWLRNNSAGSGPYVLKSWRPNETLVMDANPNFRLGAPKIKRILIRHVPEPASQRLLLEHGDVDIARSLTPDLMQGVAGNPDIAIEESVEASIQYLGLNQKFEPFKKPEVVKALKYLVDYQGMADSFVKGQWAVHQSFWPKGFDASMDKIPYKLDVEKAKELLAKGGYPDGFTVKLNVRNYSPYLDMAQSVQNTMRLANIKVEINATDLKQMVTAYRGRQHEITHSAWIPDYRDPQSHAFAFIQNPNNADDSPDKTVAWRNAWEAPQDVRELADAAVKERDTEKRMQMYVDLQERLQDDSPYIFMFQGMTRIASRKNVQNISIDPANGVLYYRLTSK, encoded by the coding sequence ATGAAATCGCGCTTTCTGCACGGCGCCGCGCTGTCGGCCCTTCTTCTCACCAGTACCGCCTATGCCGAGACACCGGGAAACACGCTCGTCGTCGCCAAGGCGATCGATGACATCATCTCGCTCGATCCGGCGTCGAACTACGAACATTCCGGCACGGAAACGATCAACAACGTCTACGAACAGTTGATGCAATTCGAGCCTGAGGACGTAACCAAGCTCGTGGGTGGCGCGGTCGAGAGCTGGACCGTGTCTGGCGACGGCAAGACGTTCGAGCTGAAATTGAGGCCTGGCCAGGTGTTTCATTCTGGCAACCCGATGACGTCGGACGACGTCGTGTTCTCGCTCCAGCGCATGGTCAAACTGAACAAAACGCCGGCAATCGTCGTTGCTCAGTTCGGCTGGAAACCAGACAACATTGAAAAACTTGTCGTGGCGCGCGACCCGATGACGGTCGAGCTGGCCGTCACGGCCGAACTGGCTCCGAGCCTGGTGCTCAACGTTCTTGCCAACAACATCTTCTCGGTCGTGGACAAGAGACTGGTGCTGGAACACGAGACGGACAATGACCTCGGTGCCGGCTGGCTACGCAACAATTCGGCCGGGTCCGGTCCCTACGTCCTGAAATCCTGGCGCCCGAACGAAACGCTCGTGATGGACGCAAATCCGAACTTCCGACTTGGCGCCCCCAAGATAAAGCGAATCCTGATCCGCCATGTGCCGGAGCCTGCATCGCAGCGTCTCCTGCTGGAGCACGGTGATGTCGACATCGCCCGATCGCTGACCCCTGATCTCATGCAGGGTGTCGCGGGCAATCCGGACATCGCAATAGAGGAGTCGGTAGAGGCCTCCATACAATATCTGGGCCTTAATCAAAAGTTCGAGCCTTTCAAGAAGCCCGAGGTCGTCAAAGCCCTGAAATACCTCGTCGATTATCAGGGCATGGCCGACAGTTTCGTGAAGGGCCAATGGGCCGTGCATCAGTCGTTCTGGCCGAAGGGTTTCGACGCGTCGATGGACAAGATTCCCTACAAACTCGACGTCGAGAAGGCCAAGGAACTGCTGGCGAAGGGCGGCTATCCCGACGGGTTCACCGTCAAGCTGAACGTGCGCAACTACTCGCCCTATCTTGATATGGCGCAGTCCGTCCAGAACACGATGCGTCTCGCCAACATCAAGGTCGAGATCAACGCGACCGATTTGAAGCAAATGGTCACCGCTTACCGCGGGCGCCAGCATGAAATTACGCATAGTGCATGGATTCCGGATTACCGTGACCCGCAGTCCCATGCCTTTGCGTTCATCCAGAACCCCAATAATGCCGACGACTCCCCAGACAAGACCGTCGCATGGCGCAATGCCTGGGAAGCCCCACAGGACGTCAGGGAACTTGCCGACGCGGCGGTCAAGGAACGTGACACCGAAAAGCGCATGCAAATGTATGTGGATCTCCAAGAACGGCTGCAGGACGACAGCCCATACATATTCATGTTCCAGGGAATGACCCGCATTGCTTCCAGAAAGAACGT
- a CDS encoding ABC transporter substrate-binding protein: MHKVRLLTNSGFTGANAWFPLAHDRGYFRDEGIDVEFIDGTGAFSAAGRMVKEGVEFGYGDFQALIEEAARKPETSPVGVYMVMDQSPSVVVLPARSQVASPADLSGLTITAHAVDVGLNTFEQYASKAGLDPRSVRAVSNDGDWIALLSLLKEGKTDALFGYLSTVSAAIRASGRDVRSEVRFLKFKDFAQDLYGSTLMVSPTFARDKPAVAKAFVRAINRGVLAAASDPDAAIRALVNHAPDRSLQVDRLRLLETIEEDMGGWQRLADGVGDIDRARMERLLKLTADTRSLPRQPTVDEVFTTAFLPNSDDRRIAPERAMTAGHIPK; the protein is encoded by the coding sequence ATGCACAAGGTAAGGCTGCTGACGAATTCCGGCTTCACCGGGGCGAATGCCTGGTTCCCGCTGGCCCATGATCGCGGCTACTTTCGCGATGAAGGGATCGACGTCGAATTCATCGACGGCACTGGGGCATTCAGCGCGGCCGGGCGCATGGTGAAGGAAGGAGTCGAGTTCGGCTATGGCGACTTCCAGGCCCTGATCGAAGAAGCTGCCCGCAAGCCCGAAACCTCTCCGGTCGGCGTCTATATGGTCATGGACCAGTCGCCGTCGGTGGTTGTCCTGCCGGCCCGCTCGCAGGTCGCATCGCCTGCCGATCTGTCTGGTCTCACGATCACGGCACATGCGGTCGACGTCGGACTGAACACGTTCGAACAATATGCCAGCAAGGCCGGGCTCGATCCTCGGTCGGTCAGGGCGGTGAGCAATGACGGCGACTGGATCGCACTTCTCAGCCTGCTCAAGGAAGGCAAGACCGACGCGCTGTTTGGCTATCTTTCTACGGTGTCGGCGGCCATACGTGCGAGCGGCAGGGATGTTCGCTCCGAAGTCCGCTTCCTCAAATTCAAGGACTTCGCGCAGGATTTATATGGCAGCACCCTGATGGTCTCGCCGACCTTCGCGCGCGACAAGCCGGCAGTCGCAAAAGCATTCGTGCGGGCAATCAACAGAGGCGTGCTCGCGGCGGCCAGCGATCCGGACGCGGCCATCCGAGCCCTCGTCAACCACGCTCCCGATCGTTCGCTGCAAGTCGATCGGCTGCGCCTTCTCGAAACGATCGAGGAGGACATGGGTGGCTGGCAAAGGCTCGCCGATGGCGTGGGTGATATCGACAGAGCCAGGATGGAACGCCTGCTGAAACTGACTGCGGACACACGCAGCCTGCCCCGGCAACCGACAGTCGACGAGGTGTTCACGACAGCCTTCCTGCCCAACTCTGACGACCGCAGGATTGCCCCTGAGCGCGCCATGACGGCCGGTCACATACCCAAGTAA